DNA from Rosa rugosa chromosome 6, drRosRugo1.1, whole genome shotgun sequence:
AACCAAGTTTCCATCTATTTGGGTTCTTAATTTGTATCGCAGCAACAGCTGCCAGGGCGCTTAAGTCAGTGCTACAAGGGATTTTGCTTTCTTCTGAAGGGTAAGGAATAATGAGTCTTTATGTATTTGGTTTTCTTTATTTGAGTTGATGGTATTAGTCATCTCTTCTGTATTGCAAATTGTTTTCTGAACGGAAAGTTTGCTGAATTGCCTGTACTTTTATTCCAGGGAGAAGCTGAATTCGATGAACCTCCTATTGTATATGGCTCCGATAGCTGTTGTTTTCCTACTCCCTGCAACACTTATCATGGAAGATAATGTCGTTGGGATAACACTAGCTCTTGCAAGAGATGATGTCAAGATTATATGGTATCTGTTATTCAATTCAGCATTGGCATATTTTGTAAATCTGACCAACTTTTTGGTCACGAAACACACCAGTGCTCTGACTCTTCAGGTATGTCTCCTTTCTTGATGTAGGcataaattattattttctcaGTCAAACATTATGGTTGCTATTAGATAGTTGTTCATGTtagtatttctttctttccttcgtTTGTGGAGTTCTGAAGTTGCAGGGAGTTCTATCTTTGGGACGTAGTAAAAGCTGGTGGATATATTTTTCACTTATAGTATATGGATAATCCTAATATTAGTCAATTTGTAGGGCCTAATAAATGACCAGATACTGCTTATTATGGTGGGGCCTGAAACCTCTGGGAAATAGGAAGCTATTCTTTTTTAGGGGGCAGTTTGCTTTATACTCAGCTGGTCTTATATTCCTGGGCTAATGTGATCTAGGAAGGCACTGTTAGGACAAAATGATGGCCAATAGTATGATGATTGAAGCTGTTAGAAACTGATTCATAGCCTGACATAAGCAGCTGGATCACTTCTTATTAACTGTGCATCCCTGCTTTTACATGTCATATTGACTGATGAAATAACCTAATACAGACTTCTTTTTTCTTAACTGTTAATTCATAGAAGATGTGCTTTAGGGATATgatttgaagaaaaaataattaggCTTCAACTTGCTCGCTGAGTGTCAATTGAAATTTTGGAGGATTTTCTTTTAAGTTTTATAacaattgaaatttttgaatCCAGGTGCTAGGAAATGCAAAGGGCGCTGTAGCTGTGGTTGTTTCAATCTTGATTTTTAGAAATCCTGTTTCTGTGACTGGAATGATGGGTTATTCCCTTACAGTCTTTGGAGTAATTCTATACAGTGAAGCGAAGAAAAGAAGTAAATGATAAATTCATCCTGGGAAAGCATCAAGTGAAATTTCCTACATTTTGTTCATCATACTACGTGACACAGCGGTGGCCTTCCCAGAATCTGGAGGCAAGTTATGGCCACATGCTAGCAGTTGTTGCTGGGATTTTGCCTCTAAAACATCTATTTTTTTGCCTGGAAGCCTGAAGTTCATGGTTTCCATTTGTATCAGCAACGACGCAGGAATAGTCAAAAGTAGGAAATTCAATAAGTGACTCATATCTCTGTTAGTCCCAGCATGGGGGTTATGCAGGAATatatttttatcttttattcTTTTAAGTAAAGGGTTGTAGAATTGGTCCTTACACAATCAGTCTGTTATTAACGTTTCATATATTGATTAATTAATGAAAAACATTCATCTTTTTAACATTCATAATTTCACAAAGCTTccagtttgt
Protein-coding regions in this window:
- the LOC133715043 gene encoding probable sugar phosphate/phosphate translocator At3g11320 isoform X2; translation: MKGKSRLFTIGLVTSWYSSNIGVLLLNKYLLSNYGFKYPIFLTMCHMTACSLLSYIAIAWMKMVPMQTIRSRVQFLKITALSLVFCVSVVFGNISLRYLPVSFNQAIGATTPFFTAVFAYFMTLKREAWLTYLTLVPVVTGVIIASGGEPSFHLFGFLICIAATAARALKSVLQGILLSSEGEKLNSMNLLLYMAPIAVVFLLPATLIMEDNVVGITLALARDDVKIIWYLLFNSALAYFVNLTNFLVTKHTSALTLQVLGNAKGAVAVVVSILIFRNPVSVTGMMGYSLTVFGVILYSEAKKRSK